A stretch of the Candidatus Methylomirabilota bacterium genome encodes the following:
- the trpE gene encoding anthranilate synthase component I, whose product MAPTRDEFRALAGQGNLVPVFAELPADLDTPLSAYLRLRPGPYSFLLESVEGGEKWARYSFLGTDPLMILSAKNGQISLQRAGRVERLPDGNPLQALRGLLRQFQPVSVPGLPRFQGGAVGYLAYDMVRHMERLPATAHDDLQLPDAVFMFTDTLLVFDNLRHRLLVIANAHIEDRDDTSLDQAYDRAAVRISMTLAKLQRPTRPPAPFSLAPPGPLLALGEEGFTSTMDEAAFTEAVRRAKEHIAAGDAYQIVVSRRLDCPLTAEPFAVYRALRTINPSPYLFHLRLGRTTIVGSSPEVLVRLEGDRVEMRPIAGTSPRGATEAQDKAIAEALLADPKERAEHVMLVDLGRNDVGRVSVLGSVKVTEFMAIERYSHVMHLVSHVVGQLAPGADALDVLPACFPAGTLTGAPKIRAMEIIDGLEPTQRGPYGGAVGYFSYSGNLDSCITIRTIVCHDNRASVQVGAGIVADSDPKTEWLETCSKARGLVLALRMAGPAARA is encoded by the coding sequence CTGGCTCCCACCCGTGACGAGTTCCGCGCGCTCGCGGGCCAGGGAAACCTCGTCCCGGTCTTCGCCGAGCTGCCGGCGGACCTCGACACGCCGCTCTCCGCGTACCTGAGGCTGCGCCCGGGCCCCTATTCCTTCCTGCTCGAGTCGGTCGAGGGCGGCGAGAAGTGGGCGCGCTATTCCTTCCTGGGGACCGATCCCCTCATGATCCTCAGCGCCAAGAACGGGCAGATCTCGCTTCAGCGGGCCGGGCGCGTCGAGCGCCTGCCCGATGGCAACCCGCTCCAGGCGCTGCGCGGCCTGCTCCGACAGTTCCAGCCGGTCAGCGTGCCGGGACTGCCGCGCTTCCAGGGCGGCGCCGTCGGCTACCTGGCCTACGACATGGTCCGCCACATGGAGCGGCTGCCGGCGACGGCGCACGATGACCTCCAACTGCCCGACGCCGTCTTCATGTTCACGGACACGCTGCTGGTGTTCGACAATCTGCGACACCGCCTGCTGGTCATCGCCAACGCCCACATCGAGGACCGCGACGACACGTCGCTCGATCAGGCCTACGACCGGGCCGCCGTCCGCATCAGCATGACGCTGGCGAAGCTCCAGCGCCCGACGCGCCCGCCGGCCCCGTTCAGCCTGGCCCCGCCCGGACCGCTGCTGGCGCTGGGCGAGGAGGGCTTCACCTCGACGATGGACGAGGCCGCGTTCACCGAGGCCGTGCGGCGGGCCAAGGAGCACATCGCCGCCGGCGACGCCTACCAGATCGTCGTCTCCCGCCGGCTCGATTGCCCGCTGACCGCCGAGCCCTTCGCCGTCTACCGGGCGCTCAGGACCATCAACCCGTCCCCCTATCTCTTCCACCTGCGCCTGGGCCGAACGACGATCGTCGGCTCGTCGCCCGAGGTGCTGGTGCGGCTGGAGGGCGACCGCGTGGAGATGCGCCCCATCGCTGGCACGAGCCCGCGCGGCGCCACCGAGGCGCAGGACAAGGCCATCGCGGAGGCGCTCCTCGCTGATCCCAAGGAGCGGGCCGAGCACGTGATGCTGGTCGACCTCGGCCGCAACGACGTCGGGCGCGTTTCCGTGCTGGGCTCGGTGAAGGTGACGGAGTTCATGGCCATCGAGCGCTACTCGCACGTCATGCACCTCGTGAGCCACGTGGTAGGCCAGCTCGCCCCCGGGGCCGACGCGCTGGACGTGCTTCCGGCGTGCTTCCCGGCCGGCACCCTCACCGGAGCGCCCAAGATCCGGGCGATGGAGATCATCGACGGGCTGGAGCCCACCCAGCGGGGCCCCTACGGGGGCGCCGTGGGCTACTTCTCCTATTCGGGCAACCTCGACTCGTGCATCACGATCCGGACGATCGTGTGTCACGACAACCGCGCGTCGGTCCAGGTGGGCGCGGGGATCGTGGCCGATTCGGATCCGAAGACCGAGTGGCTGGAGACCTGCTCGAAGGCTCGGGGCCTGGTGCTGGCCCTCCGCATGGCCGGCCCCGCGGCGCGCGCATGA
- a CDS encoding aminodeoxychorismate/anthranilate synthase component II, with amino-acid sequence MILVIDNYDSFTYNLVQYLGELGAILKVVRNDELDVDGIAILRPERIVISPGPGTPDQAGVSIGVIRRLGSTTPTLGVCLGHQAIGRAFGATVGRAQRQMHGKTSSIEHDGSGVFRELSNPFVATRYHSLVILRDTVPDELEVSAWSEDGEIMGIRHRRHPIEGVQFHPESILTVEGKSLLRNFLDKR; translated from the coding sequence GTGATCCTGGTCATCGACAACTACGACTCCTTCACCTACAACCTCGTCCAGTACCTGGGCGAGCTGGGAGCCATCCTCAAGGTCGTCCGCAACGACGAGCTGGACGTGGACGGGATCGCCATCCTCCGGCCCGAGCGCATCGTCATCTCGCCGGGCCCCGGCACGCCCGACCAGGCCGGCGTCTCCATCGGCGTGATCCGCCGGCTCGGCTCCACGACGCCGACCCTGGGCGTCTGTCTCGGACACCAGGCCATCGGCCGCGCCTTCGGGGCCACCGTGGGGCGCGCCCAGCGACAGATGCACGGTAAGACCTCCTCGATCGAGCACGACGGCTCCGGCGTCTTCCGGGAACTGTCGAACCCCTTCGTGGCCACGCGCTACCACTCCCTCGTCATCCTGCGCGACACCGTGCCGGACGAGCTGGAGGTGAGCGCGTGGTCGGAGGATGGCGAGATCATGGGCATCCGCCACCGGCGCCATCCGATCGAGGGCGTCCAGTTCCACCCCGAGTCGATCCTCACCGTCGAGGGCAAGTCGCTGTTGCGGAACTTCCTCGACAAACGATGA
- the thiL gene encoding thiamine-phosphate kinase: MSPRTAGRLTESSLIRAVRQRAAGGPGVRVGIGDDCAVLEPAAGTLLVATTDLLLEDVHFRRRYAEPADIGWKSVAVNLSDVASMGGRPRWALVALACPTGTSLEEVEAFYAGALALAGEHGVALVGGDTSVSPAGWLVNVTVLGEVTLAPVLRSTARPGDVVAVTGTLGRAAAGLAVLDRAKAPPGAPAEWLADVTGAHLRPRPRVAEGRWLASAGGVTAMIDLSDGLATDLGHIAEESGVGARVEIERLPIAESTRRVARALGDDPLAWATGGGEDYELLLTCEPTAFSRLGEGLERATGARLSRIGEIVADGAVHFVDARGRERPATPGFEHFVAERRRG; encoded by the coding sequence ATGAGCCCGCGCACCGCCGGGCGTTTGACCGAGAGCTCGCTCATCCGCGCCGTCCGCCAGCGCGCGGCCGGCGGCCCCGGCGTTCGCGTGGGCATCGGCGACGACTGCGCCGTGCTGGAGCCGGCGGCCGGCACCCTGCTGGTCGCGACGACCGATCTCCTCCTGGAGGACGTGCACTTCCGGCGGCGGTACGCGGAGCCGGCCGACATTGGCTGGAAGTCCGTCGCGGTGAACCTGTCCGACGTCGCATCGATGGGGGGGCGCCCCCGCTGGGCGCTCGTCGCGTTGGCCTGCCCGACCGGCACGAGTCTGGAGGAAGTGGAGGCCTTCTACGCCGGCGCGCTGGCCCTCGCCGGCGAGCATGGTGTCGCGCTGGTCGGCGGCGACACCTCGGTGTCGCCGGCGGGGTGGCTCGTCAACGTGACGGTCCTCGGCGAGGTGACGCTCGCGCCCGTCCTGCGCTCGACCGCGCGCCCCGGCGACGTCGTCGCAGTCACCGGCACGCTCGGCCGCGCGGCGGCCGGGCTGGCCGTGCTCGACCGCGCCAAGGCCCCCCCGGGCGCCCCCGCCGAGTGGCTGGCCGACGTCACCGGAGCGCACCTGCGACCCCGGCCGCGCGTCGCCGAGGGGCGGTGGCTGGCCTCCGCGGGCGGGGTCACGGCGATGATCGACCTCTCCGACGGGCTCGCCACCGACCTCGGCCACATCGCCGAGGAAAGCGGCGTGGGCGCGCGCGTCGAGATCGAGCGTCTGCCGATCGCCGAGAGCACGCGGCGCGTCGCCCGCGCACTGGGCGACGATCCTCTGGCCTGGGCCACGGGGGGCGGCGAGGATTATGAACTGCTGCTCACGTGCGAGCCCACCGCGTTCAGCCGGTTGGGCGAAGGCCTGGAGCGGGCAACGGGCGCCCGCCTGAGCCGCATCGGTGAGATCGTCGCCGACGGCGCCGTTCACTTCGTCGACGCCCGCGGGCGCGAGCGGCCCGCCACGCCGGGCTTCGAGCATTTCGTGGCGGAGCGCCGACGTGGCTGA
- a CDS encoding hemolysin family protein encodes MAEGIVLKLLVLVVLVACSAVLTGAEAAYFSLGRARLKRLTGAQTADVIRSPLIERPHDLLVTLLVGITLINIGAAALAATVAEQVFGRRYGLLAEILGMILLLTTFGEVLPMTLAVKHPERFLALAGGPVAWLERLLMPVRAILGGLTTLTLRMIGRDRTLQPELTEEELRTLVDVGASEGVVEREEREMIHKVFELEDTPVRSIMVPRTDMFCLDVETPVGEILPALRENLHSRVPVYEGSIDVIVGLLYTKDLLPYVDGLPPDFDLRAHLHPPYFVPESKRADVLLQEFLAKKLHLAIVVDEYGGTAGLVTLEDLLEELVGEIADEYDEPERLIQRIDATTYRVAGKLPIDELNAVTGLQISNTSYDTVGGWVLDLFGRVPRKAERAETPELTVTVEKVERTRIVEVLVELHNPAEGEVAA; translated from the coding sequence GTGGCTGAGGGAATCGTCCTCAAGCTGCTGGTCCTGGTGGTCCTCGTCGCCTGCTCGGCCGTCCTGACGGGCGCCGAGGCGGCTTACTTCTCCCTGGGGCGCGCCCGGCTCAAGCGCCTGACCGGCGCCCAGACCGCCGACGTCATCCGCTCGCCGCTCATCGAGCGCCCCCACGACCTCCTGGTCACCCTGCTGGTGGGGATCACGCTGATCAACATCGGCGCGGCCGCGCTGGCCGCGACGGTCGCCGAGCAGGTCTTCGGCCGGCGCTACGGGCTGCTGGCCGAAATTCTCGGAATGATCCTGCTCCTGACGACCTTCGGGGAGGTCCTCCCGATGACGCTGGCCGTGAAGCATCCCGAGCGGTTCCTGGCCCTGGCCGGCGGGCCGGTGGCCTGGCTCGAGCGGTTGCTGATGCCGGTGCGGGCGATTCTGGGAGGTCTCACCACGCTGACGCTGCGGATGATCGGGCGCGACCGGACGCTGCAGCCCGAGCTGACCGAGGAGGAGCTCCGCACCCTCGTGGACGTGGGCGCCAGCGAGGGTGTCGTCGAGCGCGAAGAGCGGGAGATGATCCACAAGGTCTTCGAGCTCGAGGACACCCCGGTGCGCTCGATCATGGTGCCCCGCACCGACATGTTCTGCCTCGACGTGGAGACCCCGGTCGGCGAGATCCTGCCCGCGCTGCGCGAGAACCTCCATTCGCGCGTGCCCGTTTACGAGGGTTCGATCGACGTCATCGTCGGCCTCCTCTACACGAAGGACCTCCTGCCTTATGTCGACGGGCTGCCCCCGGACTTCGACCTGCGGGCGCACCTGCACCCGCCCTACTTCGTCCCCGAATCCAAGCGGGCGGACGTGCTGCTCCAGGAGTTCCTGGCCAAGAAGCTCCATCTGGCGATCGTCGTGGACGAGTACGGGGGCACCGCTGGGCTGGTGACGCTGGAGGACCTCCTGGAGGAGCTGGTCGGCGAGATCGCCGACGAGTACGACGAGCCGGAGCGCTTGATCCAGCGCATCGACGCCACCACCTACCGGGTGGCGGGCAAGCTGCCCATCGACGAGCTGAACGCGGTCACCGGCCTGCAGATCTCCAACACGTCGTACGACACCGTCGGAGGCTGGGTCCTCGACCTGTTCGGACGCGTGCCCCGCAAAGCGGAGCGGGCGGAGACGCCGGAGCTGACGGTCACGGTGGAGAAAGTCGAGCGGACGCGCATCGTCGAGGTGCTGGTCGAGCTCCACAACCCGGCCGAGGGGGAGGTGGCGGCGTGA
- a CDS encoding hemolysin family protein, translated as MTLLWIAALCLGATMFFSAAEMAFIAANRLRLRHLAEEGNGTAAEYLEAFRHPERVLSTAMIGVTIAHIVASSAATFGLLPVLGGTAPIVVTVALTPLMLVFGEIIPKAIAREWATPLVLKLYRLLTWSAVLLAPFVVFSQTVVAGVLRLFGARQPDTRHFVSREELKALLSMEPGEADVTTQEAEMIDKIFDLGDTTVREVMVPLVEVVMLPETATPRDAIALIQQRGFSRIPVYRQRETNIVGVISAMDLLRRGAEGRRVDELMRQPYYVPETKRIDDLLRELQRGRIHMAIVVDEYGGSTGIVTLEDILEEIVGDIRDEHDRTPASVERLPDGSYWVAGRTNIDELNEALDWTLPKRDYETVAGLVLATLGRIPRRGEQFQVPGYAITVLEADERRVAAVKIAPMRAPSSDTPS; from the coding sequence GTGACGCTCCTCTGGATCGCGGCCCTGTGCCTGGGCGCCACCATGTTCTTCTCGGCGGCCGAGATGGCCTTCATCGCCGCCAACCGGCTGCGGCTGCGCCACCTCGCCGAGGAGGGCAATGGCACCGCGGCGGAGTACCTGGAGGCCTTCCGGCATCCGGAGCGCGTGCTCTCGACCGCGATGATCGGCGTCACCATCGCCCACATCGTGGCCTCGTCGGCGGCCACCTTCGGGCTGCTGCCGGTGCTGGGCGGCACCGCCCCGATCGTCGTCACCGTCGCCCTCACGCCCCTCATGCTCGTCTTCGGCGAGATCATCCCGAAAGCGATCGCGCGGGAGTGGGCGACGCCGCTGGTCCTCAAGCTCTATCGGCTCCTGACCTGGTCGGCGGTCCTGCTGGCGCCTTTCGTGGTCTTCTCGCAGACCGTGGTGGCGGGGGTGCTGCGGCTCTTCGGCGCCCGCCAGCCCGACACCCGCCACTTCGTGTCGCGCGAGGAGCTGAAGGCGCTGCTGTCCATGGAGCCCGGCGAGGCCGACGTCACCACCCAGGAAGCCGAGATGATCGACAAGATCTTCGATCTCGGCGACACGACCGTCCGCGAGGTCATGGTGCCGTTGGTGGAGGTCGTCATGCTGCCGGAGACGGCGACGCCGCGGGACGCCATCGCCCTCATCCAGCAGCGGGGCTTCTCCCGAATCCCGGTCTACCGGCAGCGAGAGACGAACATCGTGGGCGTCATTTCGGCGATGGACCTGCTGCGTCGCGGCGCCGAGGGGCGGCGCGTGGATGAGCTGATGCGGCAGCCCTACTATGTGCCGGAAACCAAGCGCATCGACGACCTGCTCCGCGAGCTGCAGCGCGGACGCATTCACATGGCCATCGTGGTCGACGAGTACGGCGGCAGCACCGGCATCGTCACCCTCGAGGACATCCTCGAGGAGATCGTGGGCGACATCCGCGACGAGCACGACCGCACGCCGGCCTCCGTCGAGCGGCTCCCGGACGGCAGCTACTGGGTGGCCGGGCGGACGAACATCGACGAGCTCAACGAGGCGCTGGACTGGACCCTGCCGAAGCGAGACTACGAGACCGTGGCCGGCCTGGTACTGGCCACGCTGGGCCGGATCCCGCGACGCGGCGAGCAGTTCCAGGTGCCGGGCTACGCGATCACCGTGCTGGAAGCCGACGAGCGGCGCGTGGCCGCGGTGAAGATCGCGCCGATGCGCGCGCCGAGCAGCGACACCCCGTCATAA
- a CDS encoding dienelactone hydrolase family protein has product MAGKMVEFPSNGTKTAGYLATPASGKGPGVLVIQEWWGLVRHVKNVADRFAAEGFTALAPDLYHGKTAAEPDEAGKLFMALNIAQAEKDLRGAAKYLAGQSSTAKLGAVGFCMGGQLALFAATLNPSIGACVNFYGVHPNVKPDYAKLSGPVLGLFAEKDQFVSPSIAKGVDAAIKKAGQQSEIHIYPGVDHAFFNDERADVYDKQAADDAWRRTLAFFRKHLK; this is encoded by the coding sequence ATGGCTGGCAAGATGGTGGAGTTCCCGTCGAACGGCACCAAGACCGCCGGTTACCTGGCCACGCCCGCCTCCGGCAAGGGGCCCGGTGTGCTCGTGATCCAGGAGTGGTGGGGGCTCGTGCGGCACGTCAAGAACGTCGCCGACCGCTTCGCGGCCGAGGGCTTCACGGCGCTGGCGCCCGACCTCTACCACGGCAAGACGGCCGCGGAGCCCGACGAGGCCGGCAAGCTCTTCATGGCCCTCAACATCGCACAGGCCGAGAAGGACCTCCGGGGGGCGGCCAAGTACCTGGCCGGCCAATCGTCCACGGCCAAGCTCGGCGCCGTCGGCTTCTGCATGGGCGGCCAGCTCGCCCTCTTCGCCGCCACGCTCAACCCGTCCATCGGCGCCTGCGTGAACTTCTACGGCGTGCATCCCAATGTGAAGCCGGATTATGCGAAGCTCAGCGGTCCGGTGCTCGGCCTCTTCGCCGAGAAGGACCAATTCGTGAGCCCATCGATTGCCAAAGGGGTGGACGCGGCCATCAAGAAGGCGGGCCAGCAGTCGGAGATCCACATCTACCCGGGCGTGGACCACGCCTTCTTCAACGACGAGCGGGCCGATGTCTACGACAAGCAGGCCGCCGACGATGCCTGGCGCCGCACCCTCGCCTTCTTCCGCAAGCACCTGAAGTAG
- the rplQ gene encoding 50S ribosomal protein L17, translating to MRHRRHRYRLGRVTAHRWALLRNLLVALFRHERITTTEAKAKALRPLADQMISLAKRENLHARRQVLAMVPDVEVVGRLFDTIAARFADRPGGYTRIIKNGVRRGDAAPLVFLELVERTEAPQDKGKSKGDKKEKAPKGQAGAPGKRKKKEKAAAASA from the coding sequence ATGAGGCACCGGCGCCACCGTTACCGGCTGGGGCGGGTGACGGCCCACCGCTGGGCTCTGCTCCGCAACCTGCTCGTCGCGCTCTTCCGCCACGAGCGGATCACGACCACGGAGGCGAAGGCCAAGGCCCTGCGCCCGCTGGCCGATCAGATGATCAGCCTGGCCAAGCGCGAGAACCTGCACGCGCGGCGCCAGGTGCTGGCGATGGTGCCCGACGTGGAGGTGGTGGGCCGGCTCTTCGACACCATCGCCGCGCGCTTCGCCGATCGGCCCGGCGGCTACACCCGCATCATCAAGAACGGCGTTCGCCGCGGAGACGCGGCTCCCCTGGTCTTCCTCGAGCTGGTCGAGCGTACCGAGGCCCCCCAGGACAAGGGCAAGTCGAAGGGCGACAAGAAGGAGAAGGCGCCCAAGGGACAAGCGGGCGCGCCCGGCAAGCGCAAGAAGAAGGAGAAGGCCGCCGCCGCGTCGGCCTAG
- a CDS encoding DNA-directed RNA polymerase subunit alpha, with product MPRIPFQKPRKVEWEILSERYGRLVAEPFEKGYALTVGNSLRRTLLALVPGAAVSWVKFDGVKAADAKIAGVTESTAEVLLNFKKLAIQVPSGEPRVLRLQINGPRAVTGADVPETDVEIVNAELHLLTLEAGARLSLEIGVGVGRGYEAADRKTAPAPAGAIPLDAAYSPITRVSYNVEMSRLGKITDYEKLVLEIWTNGAVGPEDALERAANYLKSHFSPLTIAAGEEEGEAEGPSGEEYLREALAKTLEELPLPARAINALKNAEIHLVVDLAQKTDADLEQVKNLGEKSIDEIKSALAALGLSLGMRIDPTILGALGRGGVVR from the coding sequence ATGCCACGCATTCCGTTCCAGAAGCCTCGCAAGGTCGAGTGGGAGATCCTGAGTGAGCGCTACGGCCGGCTGGTGGCCGAGCCCTTCGAGAAGGGCTACGCGCTCACCGTGGGTAATTCGCTCCGCCGGACGCTGCTGGCCCTCGTGCCCGGCGCGGCCGTCTCCTGGGTGAAATTCGACGGCGTCAAGGCCGCGGATGCAAAGATCGCCGGCGTGACCGAGAGCACGGCCGAGGTGTTGCTGAACTTTAAGAAGCTGGCCATCCAGGTGCCGTCGGGCGAGCCGCGGGTACTGCGACTTCAGATTAACGGTCCCAGGGCCGTCACCGGCGCCGACGTGCCCGAGACGGACGTGGAGATCGTGAACGCCGAGCTTCACCTGCTGACCCTGGAGGCCGGCGCCCGGCTGAGCCTGGAGATCGGCGTGGGGGTCGGCCGCGGGTACGAGGCAGCCGATCGCAAGACGGCGCCGGCGCCCGCGGGCGCCATCCCGCTCGACGCGGCCTACTCGCCGATCACGCGGGTCTCCTACAACGTGGAGATGTCGCGGCTAGGCAAGATCACCGATTACGAGAAGCTCGTGCTGGAGATCTGGACCAACGGCGCGGTGGGCCCCGAGGACGCGCTCGAGCGCGCGGCCAACTACCTCAAGTCGCACTTCAGCCCGCTGACGATCGCCGCCGGCGAGGAGGAGGGCGAGGCCGAAGGGCCGTCGGGCGAGGAGTATCTCCGCGAGGCGCTGGCCAAGACGCTGGAGGAGCTGCCGCTGCCCGCGCGCGCCATCAACGCGCTCAAGAACGCCGAGATCCACCTGGTGGTCGACCTCGCTCAGAAGACCGACGCCGATCTCGAGCAGGTGAAGAACCTCGGTGAGAAGTCCATCGACGAGATCAAGAGCGCGCTGGCCGCGTTGGGGCTGTCGCTGGGCATGCGGATCGATCCCACCATTCTGGGCGCGCTCGGGCGCGGAGGGGTCGTGCGATGA
- the rpsD gene encoding 30S ribosomal protein S4: protein MARYRDAKCRLCRREGMKLFLKGARCFTDKCAIERRNYPPGQHGLNRGKLTPFGVQLREKQKAKRIYGVLEKQFRRYFEWAEREKGATGENLLKLLELRLDNVVHRLGFAASRRESRQMVAHGHFQVNGRKVTVPSYLVKVGDVVELRPTSKHAARVDDNVNAGRGQVPQWLEVQPDGRRGVVRSEPLREDIQIPVSEQLIVELYSK from the coding sequence ATGGCGCGATACCGCGATGCCAAGTGCCGTCTCTGCCGGCGGGAGGGCATGAAGCTCTTCCTCAAGGGCGCCCGCTGCTTCACCGACAAGTGCGCCATCGAGCGGCGCAACTACCCACCCGGCCAGCACGGGCTCAACCGCGGCAAGCTGACGCCGTTCGGCGTGCAGCTGCGGGAGAAGCAGAAGGCCAAGCGGATCTACGGCGTGCTGGAGAAGCAGTTCCGCCGGTACTTCGAGTGGGCCGAGCGGGAGAAGGGCGCCACCGGCGAAAATCTCTTGAAGCTCCTCGAGCTGCGTCTGGACAACGTCGTCCACCGGCTCGGCTTCGCCGCCTCCCGGCGCGAGTCGCGGCAGATGGTCGCCCACGGTCACTTCCAGGTGAACGGGCGAAAGGTCACGGTGCCGTCGTACCTGGTCAAGGTGGGGGACGTCGTCGAGCTCCGGCCCACCTCCAAGCACGCGGCGCGGGTCGACGACAACGTCAACGCGGGCCGCGGCCAGGTGCCGCAGTGGCTGGAGGTCCAGCCCGACGGCCGGCGCGGCGTCGTCCGGAGCGAGCCGTTGCGCGAAGACATCCAGATCCCCGTGTCGGAGCAGCTCATCGTCGAGCTGTACAGCAAGTAG
- the rpsK gene encoding 30S ribosomal protein S11: protein MAEQPTKPVARKKGGKKRERREVRTGVAHIQATFNNTIVTMTDKMGNVVSWASAGSAGFKGSRKSTPFAAQTAAEQAARKAMEYGLKSIEVYVKGPGAGREAAIRSLQAVGLEITAIRDVTPIPHDGCRPPKRRRV, encoded by the coding sequence ATGGCAGAGCAGCCGACCAAGCCGGTTGCGCGCAAGAAGGGTGGCAAGAAGCGCGAGCGCCGAGAGGTGCGGACGGGCGTCGCCCACATCCAGGCGACGTTCAACAACACGATCGTGACGATGACCGACAAGATGGGCAACGTGGTGTCCTGGGCCAGCGCGGGCAGCGCCGGCTTCAAGGGATCCCGCAAGAGCACCCCCTTCGCCGCCCAGACCGCCGCCGAGCAAGCGGCGCGCAAGGCGATGGAGTACGGGCTCAAGTCCATCGAGGTCTACGTGAAAGGGCCGGGGGCCGGGCGCGAAGCGGCGATCCGGTCGCTCCAGGCGGTGGGGCTGGAGATCACCGCCATCAGGGACGTCACGCCGATCCCGCACGACGGCTGCCGGCCGCCGAAGCGGCGGCGGGTGTAG
- the rpsM gene encoding 30S ribosomal protein S13, with amino-acid sequence MARIAGVDLPREKRGEVALTYIYGIGRSAALRVLQQARIDPNKRVKTWTEDEVGRIRDIIEREQKVEGDLRREISMNVKRLMDIGCYRGIRHRKGLPVRGQRTHTNARTRKGPRKGVMVKKKTVAAAPAPTAAAAAPKKAGA; translated from the coding sequence ATGGCGAGAATCGCAGGCGTGGATCTGCCCCGGGAGAAGCGCGGTGAGGTCGCCCTCACGTACATCTACGGCATCGGCCGGTCGGCCGCGCTGCGGGTGCTCCAGCAGGCGCGCATCGATCCGAACAAGCGCGTGAAGACCTGGACCGAAGACGAGGTCGGCCGGATCCGCGACATCATCGAGCGCGAGCAGAAGGTCGAGGGCGACCTGCGCCGCGAGATCTCCATGAACGTGAAGCGGCTGATGGATATCGGCTGTTACCGAGGCATCCGCCACCGCAAGGGGCTGCCGGTGCGGGGGCAGCGCACGCACACCAACGCCCGGACGCGCAAGGGACCGCGCAAGGGCGTGATGGTCAAGAAGAAGACTGTGGCGGCGGCGCCGGCCCCGACAGCGGCGGCGGCCGCGCCCAAGAAGGCAGGAGCCTAG
- the rpmJ gene encoding 50S ribosomal protein L36, giving the protein MKVRPSVKARCEHCKVVRRRGVIRIICKNPRHKQRQG; this is encoded by the coding sequence ATGAAGGTGAGACCTTCGGTGAAGGCACGGTGCGAGCACTGCAAGGTCGTCAGGCGGCGCGGCGTCATCCGCATCATTTGCAAGAATCCGCGGCACAAGCAGCGGCAAGGATAG
- the infA gene encoding translation initiation factor IF-1, with protein sequence MTKEDAIEVEGTVVEPLPNAMFRVELDNGHRVLAHVSGKMRMNFIRILPGDRVKVELSPYDLTRGRITYRFK encoded by the coding sequence ATGACGAAAGAAGACGCGATCGAGGTGGAGGGGACCGTCGTGGAACCGTTGCCCAACGCGATGTTCCGCGTCGAGCTGGACAACGGGCACCGGGTGCTGGCCCACGTCAGCGGCAAGATGCGGATGAACTTCATCCGCATCCTGCCGGGCGACCGGGTCAAGGTCGAGCTGTCTCCCTACGACCTGACGCGGGGCCGCATCACGTACCGGTTCAAATAG